A genomic region of Pseudoxanthomonas suwonensis contains the following coding sequences:
- a CDS encoding GntR family transcriptional regulator, producing the protein MYLQIMEQIRARIAAGDWPAGKELPSIRALAAGLNVSVITVKRAYLDLESEGVIVTRHGKGSFVAEAGNLASEIRNQKLDEHLEAAAGIALQLGLSPEELAARLRRVQQKLESK; encoded by the coding sequence ATGTACCTCCAGATCATGGAGCAGATCCGGGCGCGCATCGCCGCCGGCGATTGGCCGGCCGGGAAGGAACTGCCGTCGATCCGGGCACTGGCGGCGGGCCTCAACGTCAGCGTGATCACCGTCAAGCGCGCCTATCTGGACCTGGAGTCCGAAGGCGTGATCGTGACCCGCCACGGCAAGGGTTCGTTCGTGGCCGAGGCCGGCAACCTGGCCAGCGAGATCCGGAACCAGAAGCTGGACGAGCACCTGGAGGCCGCCGCCGGGATCGCCCTGCAACTGGGCCTGTCCCCCGAAGAACTGGCGGCGCGCCTGCGCCGCGTGCAACAGAAGCTGGAATCGAAATGA
- a CDS encoding ABC transporter ATP-binding protein, with translation MTATRHIEMRGVTKAFRFFTLQDLWLDLEPGQVLGFVGPNGAGKSTTIRMAMGMLAPDAGEIRVLGCPMPEAQAVAKRDIGYVSADMRLMPNATLGWHMTLVSSIYPDWDADYAARLIRRFNLRPAQTARSLSHGEHIKATLLLALARRPRLLILDEPTTGLDPVARHELLTEFMDVLRDERRSILFSSHNTVDVERISDRITFLDRGRIVDSGDKEEFLERWRRIEVQLAPGATLPELPDIVGHACDGHFHTLTTNRFDERQLAQLGPAVRHVQRMSLEEIFVANVMHHREARGQ, from the coding sequence ATGACTGCGACCCGACACATCGAGATGCGCGGCGTCACCAAGGCGTTCCGCTTCTTCACCCTGCAGGACCTCTGGCTTGATCTGGAACCGGGACAGGTGCTCGGCTTCGTGGGCCCGAACGGCGCCGGCAAGAGCACCACCATCCGCATGGCCATGGGAATGCTGGCCCCCGACGCGGGCGAGATCCGCGTGCTGGGTTGCCCGATGCCCGAGGCGCAGGCCGTGGCCAAGCGCGACATCGGCTACGTCTCGGCGGACATGCGCCTGATGCCCAATGCCACGCTGGGCTGGCACATGACGCTGGTGTCCTCGATCTACCCGGACTGGGACGCGGACTACGCCGCCCGGCTGATCCGGCGCTTCAACCTGCGCCCGGCGCAGACGGCACGCAGCCTCTCGCACGGCGAACACATCAAGGCCACGCTGCTGCTGGCGCTGGCGCGCCGCCCGCGGCTGCTCATCCTCGACGAGCCCACCACCGGCCTGGACCCGGTGGCGCGCCACGAGCTGCTCACCGAGTTCATGGACGTGCTGCGCGACGAGCGCCGCTCCATCCTGTTCTCATCGCACAACACCGTGGACGTGGAGCGCATCTCCGATCGCATCACCTTCCTGGACCGCGGCCGGATCGTGGACAGCGGCGACAAGGAGGAGTTCCTGGAGCGCTGGCGCCGGATCGAGGTGCAGCTGGCGCCGGGCGCCACCCTGCCGGAACTGCCGGACATCGTCGGCCACGCCTGCGACGGCCACTTCCATACCCTGACCACCAACCGCTTCGACGAACGGCAACTGGCGCAACTGGGCCCGGCGGTGCGCCACGTGCAGCGCATGAGCCTGGAGGAGATCTTCGTCGCCAACGTCATGCACCACCGGGAGGCGCGCGGCCAATGA
- the ligA gene encoding NAD-dependent DNA ligase LigA, giving the protein MTSAPAPAERAADLRRRIEDANRRYHELDAPDITDAEYDALVRELEALEAAHPELVAADSPTRRVGAVPTGRFAPVVHAVPMLSLGNAFEDGEVADFVRRIRERLDREDLVFSAEPKLDGLAISLRYQDGAFVQGATRGDGATGEDVTANLRTISVIPQQLHGSGWPKVLEVRGEVYMARADFERWNEQARLLGGKVLANPRNGAAGSLRQIDPKLTAQRPLSFYAYGVGLVEGGVLPGTHSATLAKLREWGFPVSDLDAVVHGVDGLLGYYRGIGEARDGLPFDIDGVVYKLDDYAGQREMGFVSRAPRWALAHKFPAQEQTTVVESIEVNVGRTGAVTPWALMQPVQVGGVTVTRATLHNADHVARLDVRNGDTVIVRRAGDVIPEVVQVVADRRPPDAAPWTMPTTCPVCGSEVVREEGAAAWRCSGELSCPAQLVQSLFHFASRRAMDIDGLGERYIESLAEFGYLRDVSDLYRLTLDDLLEMKRRADERDDTTPETVKAGKVATKWAENLLEAIDRSRGTTLARFLNALGIQHVGESTAKALAQWFGDLDLVRRLPWPLFKRVPDIGGEVARAIGHFLDQPGNQQVIDRLLERGVRIDDGHPPDPRLGEGLDLATLLVDLEIPKVTPVRAAQLGAAFADAQALLDAPVHNLVTAGLPAETASALAAWLEIDANADLLLRSARAQERLRGMLPARAEQAAGPLEGKTVVLTGTLESMGRDQAKERLEALGAKAAGSVSKKTSFVVAGAEAGSKLTKAEELGVEVWDEVRLLAFLKQHE; this is encoded by the coding sequence ATGACTTCCGCACCGGCTCCCGCCGAACGTGCCGCCGATCTCCGGCGCCGCATCGAAGACGCCAACCGCCGCTACCACGAGCTCGACGCGCCGGACATCACCGACGCCGAGTACGACGCGCTGGTGCGCGAGCTGGAGGCGCTGGAGGCCGCGCATCCGGAGTTGGTCGCGGCCGATTCACCGACCCGGCGGGTCGGCGCGGTGCCGACGGGTCGCTTCGCCCCGGTGGTGCACGCGGTGCCGATGCTGTCGCTGGGCAATGCGTTCGAGGACGGCGAGGTGGCCGACTTCGTGCGCCGCATCCGCGAGCGGCTGGACCGCGAAGACCTGGTGTTCTCCGCCGAGCCCAAGCTCGATGGCCTGGCGATCAGCCTGCGCTACCAGGACGGTGCGTTCGTGCAGGGCGCCACCCGCGGCGACGGTGCCACCGGCGAGGACGTCACCGCCAACCTGCGTACGATTTCCGTCATCCCGCAGCAGCTGCACGGCAGCGGCTGGCCGAAGGTGCTGGAAGTGCGCGGCGAGGTCTACATGGCCCGCGCCGACTTCGAGCGCTGGAACGAGCAGGCGCGCCTGCTCGGCGGCAAGGTGCTGGCCAATCCGCGCAACGGTGCGGCCGGCTCGCTGCGCCAGATCGATCCGAAGCTGACCGCGCAACGGCCGCTGAGCTTCTACGCCTACGGCGTCGGCCTGGTCGAGGGCGGGGTGCTGCCGGGCACGCACTCGGCGACGCTGGCGAAACTGCGCGAGTGGGGCTTCCCGGTCAGCGACCTGGACGCGGTGGTGCACGGGGTCGACGGCCTGCTCGGCTACTACCGCGGCATCGGCGAGGCCCGCGACGGCCTGCCGTTCGACATCGACGGGGTGGTCTACAAGCTCGACGACTACGCCGGCCAGCGCGAGATGGGCTTCGTCTCGCGCGCGCCTCGCTGGGCCCTGGCGCACAAGTTCCCGGCCCAGGAGCAGACCACCGTGGTCGAGTCGATCGAGGTCAACGTCGGCCGCACCGGCGCGGTCACGCCCTGGGCGCTGATGCAGCCGGTGCAGGTGGGCGGGGTCACCGTGACCCGCGCCACCCTGCACAACGCCGACCACGTCGCCCGGCTGGACGTGCGCAACGGCGACACGGTGATCGTGCGCCGCGCCGGCGACGTGATCCCGGAAGTGGTGCAGGTGGTGGCCGACCGGCGCCCGCCGGACGCGGCGCCGTGGACGATGCCCACGACCTGCCCGGTGTGCGGCTCGGAGGTGGTGCGCGAGGAGGGCGCGGCGGCATGGCGCTGCTCGGGCGAACTGAGCTGCCCGGCGCAGCTGGTGCAGTCGCTGTTCCACTTCGCCTCGCGCCGGGCGATGGACATCGACGGCCTGGGCGAGCGCTATATCGAGTCGCTGGCCGAGTTCGGCTACCTGCGCGACGTGTCCGACCTGTACCGGCTGACCCTGGACGACCTGCTGGAGATGAAGCGCCGTGCCGACGAGCGCGACGACACCACGCCGGAGACGGTCAAGGCCGGCAAGGTCGCGACCAAGTGGGCCGAGAACCTGCTCGAGGCGATCGACCGCAGCCGCGGCACCACCCTGGCCCGGTTCCTCAACGCGCTGGGCATCCAGCACGTGGGCGAGAGCACGGCCAAGGCGCTGGCGCAGTGGTTCGGCGACCTGGACCTGGTCCGTCGCCTGCCGTGGCCGCTGTTCAAGCGCGTGCCCGACATCGGTGGCGAGGTGGCGCGGGCGATCGGCCATTTCCTCGACCAGCCGGGCAACCAGCAGGTGATCGACCGGCTGCTCGAGCGCGGGGTGCGCATCGACGATGGCCACCCGCCGGATCCGAGGCTCGGCGAGGGACTGGACCTGGCCACGCTGCTGGTCGACCTGGAGATCCCCAAGGTCACGCCGGTGCGCGCCGCGCAGCTGGGTGCGGCCTTCGCCGACGCCCAGGCCTTGCTGGACGCGCCGGTGCACAACCTGGTGACCGCCGGCCTGCCGGCCGAGACCGCCAGTGCGCTGGCCGCCTGGCTGGAAATCGATGCCAACGCCGACCTGCTGCTACGCAGCGCCCGGGCGCAGGAACGCCTGCGCGGGATGTTGCCGGCGCGCGCCGAACAGGCTGCCGGTCCCTTGGAGGGCAAGACGGTGGTGCTGACCGGCACACTGGAATCGATGGGCCGCGACCAGGCTAAGGAAAGGCTGGAAGCGCTGGGCGCGAAGGCCGCTGGCAGCGTTTCCAAGAAGACCAGCTTCGTGGTCGCGGGTGCGGAGGCGGGTTCCAAGCTGACGAAAGCCGAGGAGCTGGGCGTCGAGGTCTGGGACGAAGTGCGCCTGCTGGCGTTCCTCAAGCAACACGAGTGA
- a CDS encoding ABC transporter ATP-binding protein: MRGITKTFGNVTALDGIDLQVRGGELLAVLGPNGAGKSTAIALWLGLIEADGGNATLLGGDPQEIARRQGLGVMLQDVELPKELSAHELVRLASSYYADPLPLEETLHRAGVSAFAGRPYGKLSGGQKRLVQFAVAICGQPRVLFLDEPTVGLDVQARQALWASIRSLLSGGCSIVLTTHYLEEAEALADRVTVIAKGRVVASGSVDDMRALVAQRRISCESRLSAAEVGGWPGVLDARLERDRLHLTASDAETVVRRLLAEDPTLARLEVRQAGLDEAFNELTREAA; this comes from the coding sequence CTGCGTGGCATCACCAAGACGTTCGGCAACGTCACCGCACTGGACGGCATCGACCTCCAGGTGCGCGGCGGCGAGTTGCTGGCCGTGCTCGGGCCCAACGGCGCCGGCAAGTCCACCGCCATCGCGCTGTGGCTGGGCCTGATCGAAGCCGACGGCGGCAACGCCACCCTGCTCGGCGGCGACCCACAGGAGATCGCCCGCCGCCAGGGCCTGGGCGTGATGCTGCAGGACGTGGAGCTGCCCAAGGAACTGAGCGCGCACGAACTGGTGCGGCTGGCCTCGAGCTACTACGCCGATCCGCTGCCACTCGAGGAGACCCTGCACCGCGCCGGCGTCTCCGCCTTCGCCGGCAGGCCCTACGGCAAGCTCTCCGGCGGGCAGAAGCGGCTGGTCCAGTTCGCCGTGGCCATCTGCGGGCAGCCGCGCGTGCTGTTCCTCGACGAGCCCACGGTGGGCCTGGACGTGCAGGCGCGCCAAGCGCTGTGGGCCAGCATCCGCAGCCTGCTCTCGGGCGGATGCTCCATCGTGCTCACTACCCACTACCTGGAGGAAGCGGAGGCGCTGGCCGACCGGGTCACGGTGATCGCCAAGGGCCGGGTGGTGGCCTCCGGCAGCGTCGACGACATGCGCGCGCTGGTGGCGCAGCGCCGGATCAGCTGCGAGTCGCGGCTCAGCGCCGCCGAGGTGGGCGGCTGGCCCGGCGTGCTCGACGCGCGCCTGGAGCGCGACCGCCTGCACCTCACCGCCAGCGACGCCGAGACCGTGGTGCGCCGCCTGCTCGCCGAGGATCCCACCCTCGCCCGGCTGGAAGTGCGCCAGGCCGGGCTCGACGAAGCATTCAACGAACTCACCCGGGAGGCCGCATGA
- the mtnA gene encoding S-methyl-5-thioribose-1-phosphate isomerase yields METALDFDRYDHIRPILWTGEALELLDQRKLPFAVEHVACRDSDEVAQAIRDLAVRGAPAIGIAAAWGVVLAGRAVEADDGAEALSRLEPALQRLNAARPTAVNLAWALARMRRALDGVGADWRQALEREAQAIADEDLAANRHMGALGAALVAPGSGVLTHCNTGSLATAGFGTALGVIRAGVAEGRIGRVFAGETRPWLQGARLTVWELQQDGIEATLIADSAAAHLMKTGSVQWVVVGADRICANGDTANKIGTYQLAIAARHHGVKFMVVAPSSTVDLDTPDGGAIEIEQRDPGELHGVGGVRTVAEGIGAWNPVFDVTPADLIDAIVTEKGVVERPDAAKMRALFG; encoded by the coding sequence ATGGAAACCGCCCTCGACTTCGACCGCTACGACCACATCCGCCCGATCCTCTGGACCGGCGAGGCGCTGGAACTGCTGGACCAGCGCAAGCTGCCGTTCGCGGTCGAGCACGTGGCCTGCCGCGACAGCGACGAGGTCGCCCAGGCGATCCGCGATCTGGCCGTGCGCGGCGCGCCGGCGATCGGAATCGCCGCGGCCTGGGGGGTGGTGCTGGCCGGCCGCGCGGTGGAGGCCGACGACGGCGCCGAAGCGCTGAGCAGGCTCGAACCGGCGCTGCAGCGGCTCAACGCCGCGCGGCCGACCGCGGTCAACCTGGCCTGGGCGCTGGCGCGGATGCGCCGCGCGCTGGACGGCGTGGGCGCGGACTGGCGGCAGGCACTCGAACGCGAGGCGCAGGCGATCGCCGACGAGGACCTGGCCGCCAACCGCCACATGGGCGCGCTGGGCGCGGCGCTGGTCGCGCCGGGCAGCGGCGTGCTGACCCACTGCAACACCGGCTCGCTGGCCACTGCCGGCTTCGGCACCGCGCTGGGCGTGATCCGCGCCGGCGTGGCCGAGGGCCGCATCGGCCGCGTGTTCGCCGGCGAGACCCGGCCGTGGCTGCAGGGCGCGCGCCTGACGGTGTGGGAGCTGCAGCAGGACGGGATCGAGGCCACGCTCATCGCCGACTCGGCCGCCGCGCACCTGATGAAGACCGGGTCGGTGCAGTGGGTGGTGGTGGGCGCCGACCGGATCTGCGCCAACGGCGACACCGCCAACAAGATCGGCACCTACCAGCTGGCCATTGCCGCCCGCCACCACGGGGTGAAGTTCATGGTCGTGGCGCCGTCCTCAACCGTGGACCTGGACACGCCCGACGGCGGCGCCATCGAGATCGAGCAGCGCGACCCGGGCGAGCTGCACGGGGTCGGTGGCGTGCGCACGGTGGCCGAGGGCATCGGTGCCTGGAATCCGGTGTTCGACGTGACCCCGGCGGATCTGATCGACGCGATCGTCACCGAGAAGGGCGTGGTCGAGCGGCCGGACGCGGCGAAGATGCGGGCGCTGTTCGGATAA
- the epmA gene encoding EF-P lysine aminoacylase EpmA, which translates to MRGSSWPPTADIEALRLRARLYTLIRTFFAERGVLEVETPVLSEAGNTEPNIDSFTTRFSGHRDAGAPERWLRTSPEYPLKRLLAAGIGDCYELGRVFRNGEAGGRHNPEFTMLEWYRVGWDHLRLADETVALVQDALALAGRRADVVSTTYRELFLHAAGVDPFAADDAQLRQPLAGIGIDGDGLSRDDWLDLLMTHLVQPHFPADRITVVHDWPATQCALAKIREPAQAGGAPPVAERFELYLGAFELANGYHELTDAHEQRRRFLRDGQVRAGRGAVQPPLDERLLAALQSGLPDCAGVALGVERLLMALAGTDRIADVLAFDFGCA; encoded by the coding sequence GTGAGGGGGAGCTCCTGGCCCCCCACCGCCGATATCGAAGCCCTCCGCCTCCGCGCCCGCCTCTACACCCTCATCCGCACCTTCTTCGCCGAACGCGGCGTGCTGGAAGTGGAAACGCCCGTGCTGTCGGAAGCCGGCAACACCGAGCCCAACATCGACAGCTTCACCACCCGCTTCAGCGGCCACCGCGACGCCGGCGCGCCCGAGCGCTGGCTGCGCACCTCGCCCGAATACCCGCTCAAGCGCCTGCTCGCGGCCGGCATCGGCGACTGCTACGAACTGGGCCGGGTGTTCCGCAACGGCGAGGCCGGTGGCCGCCACAATCCCGAGTTCACCATGCTCGAGTGGTACCGGGTCGGCTGGGACCACCTTCGCCTGGCCGACGAGACCGTGGCGCTGGTGCAGGACGCCCTGGCCCTGGCTGGGCGCCGCGCCGACGTGGTGTCGACGACCTACCGCGAACTGTTCCTGCACGCGGCCGGCGTCGATCCGTTCGCCGCCGATGATGCGCAGCTGCGGCAGCCGCTGGCCGGCATCGGCATCGACGGCGACGGGCTGTCGCGCGACGACTGGCTGGACCTGCTGATGACCCACCTCGTCCAGCCGCATTTCCCGGCCGACCGGATCACCGTCGTCCACGACTGGCCGGCCACGCAGTGCGCGCTGGCGAAGATCCGCGAGCCTGCGCAGGCCGGCGGCGCCCCGCCGGTGGCCGAACGCTTCGAGCTGTACCTGGGCGCGTTCGAACTGGCCAACGGCTACCACGAGCTGACCGACGCCCACGAACAGCGCCGGCGCTTCCTGCGCGACGGCCAGGTACGCGCCGGCCGCGGCGCCGTGCAGCCGCCGCTCGACGAGCGCCTGCTCGCGGCGTTGCAGTCGGGCCTGCCCGACTGCGCCGGCGTGGCCCTGGGCGTGGAGCGCCTGCTGATGGCCCTGGCCGGAACCGACCGGATCGCCGACGTGCTGGCCTTCGATTTCGGCTGCGCCTGA
- a CDS encoding pyridoxal phosphate-dependent aminotransferase produces MSVAVSRRSFLRGSGLAAAGALLPSAGTAAAAARPAPAPAAPVMLNFNECPLGPSPAAQEAVRAILPSSGRYQFGLRGELAAEFAAQNALPVDHVAVHAGSSDPLDRAALAFTSPRRAVVVPDPTFDAVADTAAAHGAPVHRIPLRADGSHDVRAMAAADPQAGLLYVCNPNNPTGSVTAHGDIAWLLANKPAGSVLLVDEAYIHYADAPSMLDQVRAGGELVVLRTFSKLYGMAGLRLGLALGRPDLLARLAAFGSNPLPVTALAAGLASLREPALVPARKRENAAVRDETIAWLAARGYPCLPSQANCFMVDVRGDGAAFARALAAEGVVVGRSWPVWPQRVRVTVGTREEMARFRDAFAQVAAAGATVASAAA; encoded by the coding sequence ATGTCCGTCGCCGTCTCCCGTCGCAGCTTCCTCCGCGGTTCCGGCCTGGCTGCGGCCGGCGCCCTGCTCCCGTCCGCCGGCACTGCCGCGGCCGCGGCACGGCCCGCCCCCGCGCCGGCCGCACCGGTGATGCTCAACTTCAACGAATGCCCGCTCGGCCCCTCGCCCGCCGCGCAGGAAGCGGTGCGCGCGATCCTGCCATCCAGTGGCCGCTACCAGTTCGGCCTGCGCGGCGAGCTGGCCGCCGAGTTCGCCGCACAGAACGCGCTGCCGGTGGACCATGTCGCCGTCCATGCCGGCTCCAGCGACCCGCTGGACCGCGCCGCGCTGGCTTTCACCTCGCCGCGGCGCGCGGTGGTGGTCCCCGATCCGACCTTCGATGCGGTGGCCGACACCGCCGCCGCCCATGGTGCGCCGGTGCACCGCATACCGCTGCGCGCCGACGGCAGCCACGACGTGCGGGCGATGGCCGCCGCCGATCCGCAGGCCGGGCTGCTCTACGTCTGCAACCCCAACAATCCGACCGGCTCGGTCACCGCCCACGGCGACATAGCGTGGCTGCTGGCGAACAAGCCGGCCGGCAGCGTGCTGCTGGTGGACGAGGCCTACATCCACTACGCCGACGCGCCGTCGATGCTCGACCAGGTGCGTGCCGGCGGCGAGCTGGTCGTGCTGCGCACCTTCTCCAAGCTTTACGGCATGGCCGGGCTGCGCCTGGGCCTGGCGCTCGGGCGGCCGGACCTGCTGGCCAGGCTCGCGGCCTTCGGCAGCAATCCGCTGCCGGTGACCGCGCTGGCGGCCGGCCTGGCCAGCCTGCGCGAACCGGCGCTGGTGCCGGCGCGCAAGCGCGAGAACGCCGCGGTCCGCGACGAGACCATCGCCTGGCTCGCCGCGCGCGGCTACCCCTGCCTGCCCTCGCAGGCCAACTGCTTCATGGTCGACGTGCGCGGCGACGGTGCCGCGTTCGCCCGGGCGCTGGCCGCCGAGGGCGTGGTGGTCGGCCGCAGCTGGCCGGTATGGCCGCAGCGGGTGCGGGTGACGGTGGGCACGCGCGAGGAAATGGCGCGATTCCGCGACGCCTTCGCTCAGGTGGCGGCCGCGGGCGCGACGGTCGCATCGGCCGCGGCATAG
- a CDS encoding ABC-2 transporter permease, whose protein sequence is MSIVIRKLVAKELYLNRWMMAGTAVAAALAALVCSFGATAFNIGSLAWITAVIACGVMLALYGVTQERKEQSLQFVLSLPVSIRGYVFAKTAGLLLSYMVPWLVATASAVVLVLASPDVPDGMLPYVALLSGFLLANFSVVLCAALHARSEAAVIAIIIVTNMAVSIFMFVVGALPGIRDHLSGPVPVWNGTVLNVLLVEFLVLAIAVALPLATAARRRDFI, encoded by the coding sequence ATGAGCATCGTCATCCGCAAGCTCGTCGCCAAGGAGCTGTACCTCAACCGCTGGATGATGGCCGGCACCGCCGTGGCCGCCGCGCTCGCCGCCCTGGTCTGCAGCTTCGGTGCGACCGCCTTCAACATCGGCTCGCTGGCCTGGATCACCGCCGTCATCGCCTGCGGCGTCATGCTCGCCCTCTACGGCGTCACCCAGGAGCGCAAGGAACAGTCGCTGCAGTTCGTGCTCAGCCTGCCGGTCTCGATCCGCGGGTACGTGTTCGCCAAGACCGCCGGCCTGCTGTTGAGCTACATGGTGCCGTGGCTGGTGGCCACGGCCTCGGCGGTCGTCCTGGTGCTGGCCTCGCCGGATGTGCCGGACGGCATGCTGCCCTACGTGGCCCTGCTGTCCGGCTTCCTGCTCGCCAACTTCTCGGTGGTGCTGTGCGCAGCGCTGCATGCGCGCTCGGAGGCCGCCGTGATCGCGATCATCATCGTGACCAACATGGCGGTGAGCATCTTCATGTTCGTCGTCGGCGCCCTGCCCGGGATCCGCGACCACCTGTCGGGCCCGGTTCCGGTCTGGAACGGCACGGTCCTCAACGTCCTGCTCGTCGAATTCCTGGTTCTCGCCATCGCCGTCGCGCTGCCGCTGGCCACGGCCGCGCGCCGCCGCGACTTCATCTGA
- a CDS encoding ABC transporter permease, protein MNADALNDRALAGPPPRRLMAAYLEETRCEALRLLRNPGLAFPVLVMPVALYALIGLVVTADATAKDPMVGVFLFSAFSVMAISMPALFGIGTSLAMEREMGMLRLKRAQPAPTGSWLVAKIACGLAFGAIAYLPILGVALAAGRLPLEPVRIVAMSATLLACAIPFCAMGLMIGTLFRGSSAPGYANLVYLPGCYLSGMFFPLPQSMHWQVPLWPQFHVSQLAMHAGGIDKLQFVPVLVAAGGAVGFTVLFSAVAIWRLARKG, encoded by the coding sequence ATGAACGCCGATGCCCTGAACGATCGCGCCCTCGCGGGACCGCCGCCGCGGCGGCTCATGGCCGCCTACCTCGAGGAGACCCGCTGCGAGGCGCTGCGGCTGCTGCGCAACCCCGGCCTGGCCTTCCCGGTGCTGGTCATGCCGGTGGCGCTGTACGCGCTCATCGGGCTGGTGGTGACCGCCGACGCCACGGCCAAGGATCCCATGGTGGGGGTGTTCCTGTTCTCGGCGTTCTCGGTGATGGCGATCAGCATGCCGGCGCTGTTCGGCATCGGCACGTCGCTGGCGATGGAGCGCGAGATGGGCATGCTGCGGCTGAAGCGCGCGCAGCCCGCGCCGACGGGATCCTGGCTGGTGGCGAAGATCGCGTGCGGGCTCGCCTTCGGCGCCATCGCCTACCTGCCGATCCTCGGTGTGGCGCTGGCGGCCGGCCGCCTGCCGCTGGAACCGGTGCGGATCGTCGCCATGAGCGCGACGCTGCTCGCCTGCGCAATCCCCTTCTGCGCTATGGGGTTGATGATCGGCACCCTGTTCCGCGGCAGCTCCGCGCCCGGCTACGCCAATCTGGTCTACCTGCCCGGCTGCTACCTCTCCGGGATGTTCTTCCCACTGCCCCAGTCGATGCACTGGCAGGTGCCGCTGTGGCCGCAGTTCCACGTCAGCCAGCTGGCCATGCACGCCGGCGGCATCGACAAGCTCCAGTTCGTGCCGGTGCTGGTGGCCGCGGGCGGCGCGGTGGGGTTCACCGTGCTGTTCAGCGCGGTCGCGATCTGGCGGCTGGCGCGCAAGGGTTGA
- a CDS encoding DUF3011 domain-containing protein, whose product MGLAACVCVAALSWAGPASAASGKVVRCESEELRRVHCPMDTGNGVDLVRQLSGSACIREVDWGLDTHGVWVARGCRAEFRARDAGATVARRVIRCESSSGRTRSCAVSLRGAPVRLLRQSSVLPCRRDESWGVGRNEVWVSRGCKGEFEIGDRDGGFPPGQRLLTCESKDRVRRDCGTTVEHGVVLLHQLSGMPCEEGVSWGWGAERVWVDKGCRAQFGVE is encoded by the coding sequence ATGGGCCTGGCGGCTTGCGTGTGTGTCGCCGCGCTGTCCTGGGCCGGGCCGGCGTCGGCGGCCAGCGGCAAGGTGGTGCGCTGCGAGTCGGAGGAGCTGCGCCGCGTGCACTGTCCGATGGACACCGGCAATGGCGTGGACCTGGTCCGCCAGCTGTCCGGGAGCGCCTGCATCCGCGAGGTGGACTGGGGTCTGGACACGCACGGCGTGTGGGTGGCGCGCGGCTGCCGCGCCGAGTTCCGTGCGCGCGATGCCGGGGCGACCGTGGCCCGTCGGGTGATCCGCTGCGAGTCCAGCAGCGGCCGCACCCGCAGCTGCGCGGTCAGCCTGCGCGGCGCGCCGGTGCGCCTGCTGCGCCAGTCCTCGGTACTGCCCTGCCGCCGCGACGAGAGCTGGGGCGTGGGTCGCAACGAGGTCTGGGTGTCGCGCGGCTGCAAGGGCGAATTCGAGATAGGCGACCGCGACGGCGGCTTCCCACCGGGCCAGCGGCTGCTGACCTGCGAGTCCAAGGACCGGGTGCGGCGCGACTGCGGCACCACCGTCGAGCACGGCGTGGTCCTGCTGCACCAGCTGTCGGGCATGCCGTGCGAGGAAGGCGTGAGCTGGGGATGGGGGGCCGAGAGGGTCTGGGTCGACAAGGGCTGCCGGGCGCAGTTCGGGGTGGAGTAG